Proteins from a genomic interval of Quercus robur chromosome 9, dhQueRobu3.1, whole genome shotgun sequence:
- the LOC126701001 gene encoding (S)-scoulerine 9-O-methyltransferase-like, giving the protein MEDQRGEDHLSSWVLGNSIVIQMSLRAAIELDIFNIIANAGSEAQLSAAEIVEKITTTNPNAAITLDRILRLLSVNSLLSMFQRPCQSGDDATHQEMCYGLTQLTRHLATNKDGVSSASMVLLFSERMMVEPQYMLKNMVLKPECKPFYSNYGENFYKYAAKEPKFNKLFQEFMTQLKTILG; this is encoded by the coding sequence ATGGAAGACCAAAGAGGTGAAGATCATCTATCATCTTGGGTGTTGGGAAATTCGATTGTCATTCAAATGTCTCTAAGAGCTGCAATTGAGCTAGACATCTTCAATATTATTGCCAATGCAGGTTCTGAAGCTCAACTTTCTGCAGCTGAGATTGTTGAGAAGATCACAACAACCAATCCGAACGCGGCTATCACTTTGGACCGGATACTAAGGCTGCTCAGCGTAAACTCTCTCTTGTCAATGTTTCAAAGGCCATGCCAAAGTGGGGATGATGCCACACATCAAGAAATGTGTTATGGCCTAACACAGTTAACTCGTCACTTAGCAACTAATAAGGACGGAGTTTCCTCGGCTTCGATGGTGCTACTTTTCAGTGAAAGAATGATGGTTGAACCCCAATACATGCTTAAGAACATGGTGCTTAAACCAGAGTGCAAGCCTTTCTACTCAAACTATGGTGAGAATTTTTATAAGTACGCAGCAAAGGAGCCAAAGTTCAATAAACTATTCCAAGAATTTATGACACAGCTCAAAACTATTCTTGGATGA
- the LOC126701000 gene encoding (S)-scoulerine 9-O-methyltransferase-like, with the protein MTLRAAIELDIFNIIANAGSEAQLSAAEIVEKIPTTNPSAAITLDRILRLLSVNSLLSMSQRPCQSGEYVTHQEMCYGLTQLTRHLATNKDGVSSASTVLFLSERMMVEPLYMLKNMVLEPECKPFYSTYGANFYEHMAKEPKFDKLFQEFMTHSAKLFLNEVLKVYRGFEEVKELLDVGGGMGTSLGNIISMYPHIHGKNFDLPNVISVAPKLSGVEHISGNMFESLPRAEAILLKWILHNWDDEHCKKLLKNCWEALPIHGKVIALETLIPQALGNDFTSVNTIIDDFYMMLFHEGKVRTLAEFETLGKAVGFAQTKIFAIGQGINVIEFLKN; encoded by the exons ATGACTCTAAGAGCTGCAATTGAGCTAGACATCTTCAATATCATTGCCAATGCAGGTTCTGAAGCTCAACTTTCTGCAGCTGAGATTGTTGAGAAGATCCCAACAACCAATCCGAGTGCGGCTATCACTTTGGACCGGATACTAAGGCTGCTCAGCGTAAACTCTCTCTTGTCAATGTCTCAAAGGCCATGCCAAAGTGGGGAATATGTCACACATCAGGAAATGTGCTATGGCCTAACACAGTTAACTCGTCACTTAGCAACTAATAAGGACGGAGTTTCCTCGGCCTCGACGGTACTCTTTTTAAGTGAAAGAATGATGGTTGAACCCCTATACATGCTTAAGAACATGGTGCTTGAACCAGAGTGCAAGCCTTTCTACTCTACCTATGGTGCAAATTTTTATGAGCACATGGCAAAGGAGCCAAAGTTTGATAAACTATTCCAAGAATTTATGACACATAGCGCAAAACTATTCTTGAATGAGGTACTTAAGGTGTATCGTGGCTTTGAAGAGGTAAAGGAGTTGTTGGATGTAGGGGGCGGCATGGGAACTTCTCTTGGGAACATAATTTCTATGTATCCCCACATTCATGGAAAAAATTTTGACTTACCCAATGTAATTAGTGTTGCGCCCAAGCTATCAG GTGTGGAGCATATCAGTGGAAATATGTTTGAATCTTTACCAAGAGCTGAAGCAATTTTATTGAAG TGGATACTCCATAACTGGGATGATGAACACTGCAAGAAGTTGTTGAAAAATTGTTGGGAAGCATTGCCAATTCATGGGAAAGTGATAGCATTGGAAACTCTAATCCCTCAAGCATTGGGAAACGACTTCACCTCAGTGAATACAATAATTGATGACTTCTACATGATGCTCTTCCATGAGGGCAAGGTTCGAACATTAGCTGAATTTGAGACCCTAGGAAAAGCTGTAGGGTTTGCTCAAACAAAGATATTCGCGATTGGTCAAGGCATTAATGTTAttgaatttcttaaaaattaa